In Trichoderma asperellum chromosome 1, complete sequence, a single window of DNA contains:
- a CDS encoding uncharacterized protein (EggNog:ENOG41) has protein sequence MTPHVPDQPVKKQSKWSPEEDAVIIELRGRGMKWEDVSKRLPGRSAISCRLHYQNYLERRSEWDEERKNKLARLYERFKSDMWAKVAEELAVPWRAAEAMHWQLGEADMARRAGVVPFSLAAVNNEAASNRAMASRNQTPIQPHDSSSLREIKPPSPHSNYSRGQLMPPMTPARTSRRGPINSQPPPPQHARPMLPPQHLHQTPHSSPHAVVPGPSAPQQQQQPPPPPPPPATAAALPHPHPDYRHSPGPGLAPIQPHPPSHNTGPLPSVAQLTTGMSPYGPPSGPPTPTSLPAINNPSMPRYLPLEQTGTKRRASPDMTRPDGAHRRRLA, from the exons ATGACACCTCACGTTCCAGACCAGCCTGTCAAGAAACAAAGCAAGTGGTCTCCCGAAGAGGATGCCGTCATCATCGAACTCCGCGGGAGAGGCATGAAGTGGGAGGATGTTTCCAAGCGACTTCCAGGACGCAGTGCCATCAGCTGTCGGCTTCACTACCAGAACTATCTCGAGAGACGCAGTGAGTGGGATGAGGAACGCAAGAATAAGCTTGCTAGGCTCTATGAGAG ATTCAAATCTGATATGTGGGCTAAAGTGGCTGAAGAACTGGCTGTCCCCTGGCGAGCAGCTGAAGCGATGCACTGGCAGCTTGGAGAGGCGGACATGGCTCGACGAGCTGGAGTagttcctttctctctcgctgccGTCAATAACGAGGCAGCGAGCAACAGGGCCATGGCCAGTCGAAACCAGACGCCGATTCAGCCACACGATAGTAGCAGTCTTCGTGAAATAAAACCGCCCTCTCCTCACTCGAACTACAGCCGTGGCCAACTCATGCCCCCCATGACGCCTGCACGAACATCTCGACGAGGACCTATCAACTCGCAACCACCTCCCCCACAGCACGCGCGACCAATGTTACCTCCCCAACACCTGCATCAAACACCCCATTCCTCCCCCCACGCAGTAGTGCCAGGACCATCagcgccgcagcagcagcagcagccgccaccgccgccgccgccgccggcaacTGCCGCTGCTTTGCCGCACCCTCATCCTGATTACCGCCACAGCCCGGGTCCCGGCCTTGCCCCGATTCAACCTCACCCTCCCTCTCACAACACAGGCCCTCTACCAAGCGTTGCACAGCTAACCACGGGGATGAGTCCGTATGGTCCACCAAGCGGaccaccaacaccaacgTCTCTGCCTGCGATCAATAACCCTTCTATGCCTCGTTACTTGCCTCTAGAACAGACTGGAACGAAACGGCGAGCGAGCCCTGATATGACAAGGCCGGATGGTGCTCATAGGCGAAGACTGGCATAA
- a CDS encoding uncharacterized protein (BUSCO:EOG092D4A3U), whose amino-acid sequence MADVPLLVISEYAASERRITPSWTIFQLKTKLEPVTGIPPSCQILSLKTSAGSEKIPVEAADEDAVRLSSFPLAPYAELHVVDTRPPTARPNFTDTSGVEKYVMPDDEYEKKTDSVLAWKKTEKLGRFDPTAPSREEAKVAAFREEIAQRGIEVGKRCRVGGEDTRRGEVKYVGDVQEIPGGAGPWVGVHLDEPVGKNDGSISGKRYWGQPSELKHGVFVRPERVEIGDYPALDDLEDMEEI is encoded by the exons ATGGCGGACGTCCCTCTTCTGGTCATTTCGGAGTACGCCGCCTCCGAGCGCCGCATCACACCCTCATGGACAATCTTCCAGCTCAAGACAAAGCTCGAGCCGGTCACAGGCATCCCCCCTTCATGCCAGATACTCAGTCTCAAAACATCAGCCGGCTCGGAAAAAATCCCAGTCGaggcagcagatgaagacGCCGTGCGACTGTCCAGCTTTCCCCTGGCTCCGTATGCAGAGCTGCAT GTTGTTGATACCCGCCCACCTACAGCCAGGCCTAACTTCACCGATACTTCAGGCGTTGAAAAATATGTAATGCCCGATGATGAGtacgagaagaagacagaCTCTGTGCTAGcatggaagaagacggagaaaCTTGGCCGATTTGACCCTACAGCGCCAAGCCGTGAGGAGGCTAAGGTGGCCGCCTTTAGGGAAGAGATTGCCCAGCGTGGCATCGAGGTCGGTAAGAGATGCCGTGTTGGCGGAGAGGACACTCGTCGAGGTGAAGTCAAATACGTGGGCGACGTTCAAGAAATTCCTGGTGGTGCTGGGCCGTGGGTGGGGGTTCATCTAGATGAGCCTGTGGGGAAGAACGACGGTAGCATCTCAGGCAAGCGTTATTGGGGACAACCGTCAGAGCTAAAGCATGGTGTTTTTGTAAGGCCAGAAAGGGTGGAGATTGGAGACTATCCTGCTCTGGATGATTTAGAGGATATGGAGGAGATTTAA